Proteins encoded within one genomic window of Bos indicus x Bos taurus breed Angus x Brahman F1 hybrid chromosome 18, Bos_hybrid_MaternalHap_v2.0, whole genome shotgun sequence:
- the ZNF235 gene encoding zinc finger protein 235 isoform X2, which translates to MEQRRQTSRVLPSQNSAFPQKEEGEKNDQTPGHQSSKPDMISELEREEFWMTEIQPQRGGCSGGGNHEMATVQDTGVRCLSRVELSCWQIRRHVVSKSTKSQDSVINTQEKSSQSPKQHNSPAGVSAQASMEGSCFVTLIEDHSDIIENQEFPTGRAPNSWSKLCLSETQNYQRGCQLTSMKNKICMFAPCVDFFPRISPHHDDHTVPQREKAQGTRECGKDLLKASPLAQRSIVEAGPKAYPSNEGERGLGDRTSLELHQRLHLGGKSPTHRTPKKDPAHGSARPTPPGALPGTKRYWCRECGKGFSQSSNLQTHQRVHTGEKPYSCHECGKSFNQTSHLYAHLPIHTGEKPYRCESCGKGFSRSTDLNIHCRVHTGEKPYKCEACGKGFTQRSHLQAHERIHTGEKPYRCADCGKRFSCSSNLHTHQRVHTEEKPYKCEECGKRFSLSFNLHSHRRVHTGEKPYKCQECGKGFSSASSFQSHQRVHTGEKPFRCSECGKGFSQSSYFQAHQRVHTGEKPYKCEVCGKRFNWSLNLHNHQRVHTGEKPYKCEECGKGFSQASNLQAHQSVHTGEKPFKCAACQKRFSQASHLQAHQRVHTGEKPFKCGTCGKAFSQRSNLQVHQIIHTGEKPFKCEECGKEFSWSAGLSAHQRVHTGEKPYTCQQCGKGFSQASHFHTHQRVHTGERPYICDICCKGFSQRSHLVYHQRVHAGGNL; encoded by the coding sequence GAGGCGGGAATCACGAGATGGCAACTGTTCAGGACACAGGAGTGAGGTGCCTTTCACGGGTAGAGCTTTCATGCTGGCAAATCAGGAGACACGTTGTGAGCAAATCAACTAAAAGCCAAGACTCGGTGATAAATACTCAAGAGAAGAGTTCTCAGTCCCCCAAACAACATAATTCCCCTGCAGGAGTGTCCGCTCAGGCTTCCATGGAAGGCAGCTGTTTCGTGACTCTTATAGAGGATCATTCTGATATTATTGAAAATCAAGAATTTCCAACTGGGAGAGCTCCGAATTCCTGGAGTAAACTCTGTCTGAGCGAGACCCAGAATTACCAGAGGGGTTGTCAGCTGACTTCCATGAAGAACAAGATCTGTATGTTTGCTCCATGTGTTGACTTTTTCCCACGTATCTCCCCCCACCACGATGACCACACAGTGCCCCAAAGAGAGAAGGCTCAGGGCACGAGAGAGTGTGGCAAAGACCTCCTCAAGGCATCACCACTAGCCCAGCGAAGCATCGTTGAGGCTGGACCGAAAGCCTACCCGAGCAATGAGGGTGAGAGAGGACTCGGTGACCGCACCAGCCTGGAGCTTCATCAGCGGCTACACTTGGGCGGGAAGTCCCCGACCCACAGGACGCCCAAGAAGGACCCAGCTCACGGCTCAGCACGCCCCACTCCGCCGGGCGCCCTCCCGGGGACGAAGCGCTACTGGTGCCGTGAGTGCGGGAAGGGCTTCAGCCAGAGCTCCAACCTGCAGACCCACCAGCGCGTCCACACCGGGGAGAAGCCCTACTCGTGCCACGAGTGCGGGAAGAGCTTCAACCAGACCTCGCACCTGTACGCCCACCTGCCCATCCACACCGGGGAGAAGCCCTACCGCTGCGAGAGCTGCGGCAAGGGCTTCAGCCGGAGCACCGACCTCAACATCCACTGCAGGGTCCACACCGGCGAGAAGCCCTACAAGTGCGAGGCGTGCGGCAAGGGCTTCACGCAGAGGTCCCACCTGCAGGCGCACGAGCGGATccacacgggcgagaagccctACAGGTGCGCGGACTGCGGGAAGCGCTTCAGCTGCAGCTCCAACCTTCACACGCACCAGCGGGTGCACACGGAGGAGAAGCCCTACAAGTGCGAGGAGTGCGGCAAGCGCTTCAGCCTGAGCTTCAACCTGCACAGTCACCGGCGCGTgcacacgggcgagaagccctACAAGTGCCAGGAGTGCGGCAAGGGCTTCAGCTCCGCCTCCAGCTTCCAGAGCCACCAGCGGGTgcacacgggcgagaagccctTCCGCTGCAGCGAGTGCGGGAAGGGCTTCAGCCAGAGCTCCTACTTCCAGGCCCACCAGCGCGTGCACACCGGGGAGAAGCCCTACAAGTGCGAGGTGTGCGGCAAGCGCTTCAACTGGAGCCTGAACCTCCACAACCACCAGCGCGTgcacacgggcgagaagccctACAAGTGCGAGGAGTGCGGCAAGGGCTTCAGCCAGGCCTCCAACCTCCAGGCCCACCAGAGCGTCCACACCGGGGAGAAGCCGTTCAAGTGCGCCGCGTGCCAGAAGCGGTTCAGCCAGGCCTCGCACCTGCAGGCACATCAGAGAGTCCACACCGGGGAGAAGCCCTTTAAGTGCGGTACCTGCGGCAAGGCCTTCAGCCAGAGGTCGAACCTTCAAGTCCATCAGATAATTcacacgggcgagaagccctTCAAGTGCGAGGAGTGCGGGAAGGAGTTCAGCTGGAGCGCGGGGCTCAGCGCCCACCAGCGGGTGCACACGGGAGAGAAACCCTACACTTGCCAGCAGTGTGGCAAGGGCTTCAGCCAGGCCTCGCACTTCCACACCCACCAGAGGGTCCACACGGGGGAGAGGCCCTACATATGTGACATATGTTGTAAGGGCTTCAGCCAGAGATCACATCTTGTTTACCACCAGAGGGTCCACGCAGGAGGGAATCTATAG
- the ZNF235 gene encoding zinc finger protein 235 isoform X3, with protein sequence MISELEREEFWMTEIQPQRGGCSGGGNHEMATVQDTGVRCLSRVELSCWQIRRHVVSKSTKSQDSVINTQEKSSQSPKQHNSPAGVSAQASMEGSCFVTLIEDHSDIIENQEFPTGRAPNSWSKLCLSETQNYQRGCQLTSMKNKICMFAPCVDFFPRISPHHDDHTVPQREKAQGTRECGKDLLKASPLAQRSIVEAGPKAYPSNEGERGLGDRTSLELHQRLHLGGKSPTHRTPKKDPAHGSARPTPPGALPGTKRYWCRECGKGFSQSSNLQTHQRVHTGEKPYSCHECGKSFNQTSHLYAHLPIHTGEKPYRCESCGKGFSRSTDLNIHCRVHTGEKPYKCEACGKGFTQRSHLQAHERIHTGEKPYRCADCGKRFSCSSNLHTHQRVHTEEKPYKCEECGKRFSLSFNLHSHRRVHTGEKPYKCQECGKGFSSASSFQSHQRVHTGEKPFRCSECGKGFSQSSYFQAHQRVHTGEKPYKCEVCGKRFNWSLNLHNHQRVHTGEKPYKCEECGKGFSQASNLQAHQSVHTGEKPFKCAACQKRFSQASHLQAHQRVHTGEKPFKCGTCGKAFSQRSNLQVHQIIHTGEKPFKCEECGKEFSWSAGLSAHQRVHTGEKPYTCQQCGKGFSQASHFHTHQRVHTGERPYICDICCKGFSQRSHLVYHQRVHAGGNL encoded by the coding sequence GAGGCGGGAATCACGAGATGGCAACTGTTCAGGACACAGGAGTGAGGTGCCTTTCACGGGTAGAGCTTTCATGCTGGCAAATCAGGAGACACGTTGTGAGCAAATCAACTAAAAGCCAAGACTCGGTGATAAATACTCAAGAGAAGAGTTCTCAGTCCCCCAAACAACATAATTCCCCTGCAGGAGTGTCCGCTCAGGCTTCCATGGAAGGCAGCTGTTTCGTGACTCTTATAGAGGATCATTCTGATATTATTGAAAATCAAGAATTTCCAACTGGGAGAGCTCCGAATTCCTGGAGTAAACTCTGTCTGAGCGAGACCCAGAATTACCAGAGGGGTTGTCAGCTGACTTCCATGAAGAACAAGATCTGTATGTTTGCTCCATGTGTTGACTTTTTCCCACGTATCTCCCCCCACCACGATGACCACACAGTGCCCCAAAGAGAGAAGGCTCAGGGCACGAGAGAGTGTGGCAAAGACCTCCTCAAGGCATCACCACTAGCCCAGCGAAGCATCGTTGAGGCTGGACCGAAAGCCTACCCGAGCAATGAGGGTGAGAGAGGACTCGGTGACCGCACCAGCCTGGAGCTTCATCAGCGGCTACACTTGGGCGGGAAGTCCCCGACCCACAGGACGCCCAAGAAGGACCCAGCTCACGGCTCAGCACGCCCCACTCCGCCGGGCGCCCTCCCGGGGACGAAGCGCTACTGGTGCCGTGAGTGCGGGAAGGGCTTCAGCCAGAGCTCCAACCTGCAGACCCACCAGCGCGTCCACACCGGGGAGAAGCCCTACTCGTGCCACGAGTGCGGGAAGAGCTTCAACCAGACCTCGCACCTGTACGCCCACCTGCCCATCCACACCGGGGAGAAGCCCTACCGCTGCGAGAGCTGCGGCAAGGGCTTCAGCCGGAGCACCGACCTCAACATCCACTGCAGGGTCCACACCGGCGAGAAGCCCTACAAGTGCGAGGCGTGCGGCAAGGGCTTCACGCAGAGGTCCCACCTGCAGGCGCACGAGCGGATccacacgggcgagaagccctACAGGTGCGCGGACTGCGGGAAGCGCTTCAGCTGCAGCTCCAACCTTCACACGCACCAGCGGGTGCACACGGAGGAGAAGCCCTACAAGTGCGAGGAGTGCGGCAAGCGCTTCAGCCTGAGCTTCAACCTGCACAGTCACCGGCGCGTgcacacgggcgagaagccctACAAGTGCCAGGAGTGCGGCAAGGGCTTCAGCTCCGCCTCCAGCTTCCAGAGCCACCAGCGGGTgcacacgggcgagaagccctTCCGCTGCAGCGAGTGCGGGAAGGGCTTCAGCCAGAGCTCCTACTTCCAGGCCCACCAGCGCGTGCACACCGGGGAGAAGCCCTACAAGTGCGAGGTGTGCGGCAAGCGCTTCAACTGGAGCCTGAACCTCCACAACCACCAGCGCGTgcacacgggcgagaagccctACAAGTGCGAGGAGTGCGGCAAGGGCTTCAGCCAGGCCTCCAACCTCCAGGCCCACCAGAGCGTCCACACCGGGGAGAAGCCGTTCAAGTGCGCCGCGTGCCAGAAGCGGTTCAGCCAGGCCTCGCACCTGCAGGCACATCAGAGAGTCCACACCGGGGAGAAGCCCTTTAAGTGCGGTACCTGCGGCAAGGCCTTCAGCCAGAGGTCGAACCTTCAAGTCCATCAGATAATTcacacgggcgagaagccctTCAAGTGCGAGGAGTGCGGGAAGGAGTTCAGCTGGAGCGCGGGGCTCAGCGCCCACCAGCGGGTGCACACGGGAGAGAAACCCTACACTTGCCAGCAGTGTGGCAAGGGCTTCAGCCAGGCCTCGCACTTCCACACCCACCAGAGGGTCCACACGGGGGAGAGGCCCTACATATGTGACATATGTTGTAAGGGCTTCAGCCAGAGATCACATCTTGTTTACCACCAGAGGGTCCACGCAGGAGGGAATCTATAG